From a single Lentisphaera profundi genomic region:
- a CDS encoding TolC family protein — MKICYSLLLLSAISGLAQEESIEKKAYEKNTLQYALYKAHTTHPELQSQKYTVDASKFSYESSKGAWLPTLDVSANVGPEKSVDRISTANGRAKNTENEILEVYNARLRQVLFDGGLRGSIIDQNHEQLSQSRNTFDETREGISFSVISAYVEILKQQKLLLLSEDNYDRHKDLYDKVKKRFNSKRETKVSLYQAESRLLRAENGIVQSKNHLKQAKVSYRQLVGESPVLGLLDVTLKDFKIEKTLFEAFSISEKHPALLRANSQITQARAGVQGAKSRFSPEIAVEGGASYDRYANGIDAENEEYNLLLTANWNLFNGFQDKKNYQASISRLYASSSLKDSVRRTIFENVEDSWIELSKLKRNVEILDKQKDLSQFTADGYVEQYDKSSRSLFDVLNTQADAYSSETAYISALYDEVVAFARLGFFMGDLSRRVVGYHLGKNSETTNNNNK, encoded by the coding sequence ATGAAAATTTGTTACTCGCTATTACTACTCAGCGCAATTTCTGGATTAGCTCAGGAAGAGAGTATTGAGAAAAAAGCTTATGAGAAAAACACCCTGCAGTATGCTTTGTATAAAGCGCATACAACTCACCCAGAACTACAGAGTCAGAAGTATACTGTAGATGCTTCAAAGTTTTCTTACGAATCATCCAAAGGAGCCTGGCTTCCTACCCTAGACGTTAGTGCTAATGTCGGCCCAGAAAAGAGTGTAGACCGTATTTCTACTGCTAATGGTAGAGCCAAGAATACTGAGAATGAGATTCTGGAAGTGTATAATGCTCGGCTTAGGCAAGTACTCTTTGATGGGGGGTTACGAGGTAGTATTATTGATCAAAATCATGAACAGTTATCTCAGTCTCGCAACACCTTTGATGAAACGCGAGAAGGGATTAGTTTTTCTGTTATATCTGCCTATGTAGAGATTTTGAAACAACAAAAATTGTTATTGCTCTCAGAAGATAACTATGATAGACATAAAGATCTTTACGACAAAGTGAAAAAGAGATTTAATTCAAAAAGAGAAACAAAAGTTTCTTTATATCAGGCAGAATCACGTTTGTTACGAGCTGAAAATGGAATTGTGCAATCAAAAAATCATTTAAAGCAAGCGAAGGTTAGTTATCGCCAATTAGTTGGTGAATCACCAGTCTTAGGCCTTTTAGATGTGACTCTTAAAGATTTTAAGATAGAAAAGACACTTTTTGAAGCTTTTAGCATTTCAGAAAAGCATCCGGCTTTATTAAGAGCCAATAGTCAGATAACACAGGCAAGAGCCGGCGTTCAAGGAGCTAAGTCGAGATTTTCTCCAGAGATTGCTGTAGAGGGTGGGGCGTCCTATGATCGTTACGCCAATGGCATAGATGCAGAAAATGAAGAATATAATTTATTACTTACGGCTAATTGGAATTTATTTAATGGTTTTCAGGATAAGAAGAATTATCAAGCAAGCATAAGTCGTTTGTATGCCTCAAGTAGTTTAAAGGATTCAGTGAGACGGACTATTTTTGAGAATGTGGAAGACTCGTGGATCGAACTATCTAAACTTAAACGTAATGTAGAAATTCTAGATAAACAGAAAGATCTGTCTCAGTTTACTGCAGATGGTTACGTAGAACAGTATGATAAATCTAGTAGAAGTTTGTTTGATGTATTAAATACACAGGCAGATGCATATAGCTCTGAAACGGCATATATATCAGCCTTATATGATGAAGTGGTAGCTTTTGCACGACTCGGTTTTTTTATGGGTGACCTATCTCGACGTGTGGTGGGTTACCACTTAGGCAAAAATTCAGAAACAACAAATAATAATAACAAATAA